The nucleotide sequence CGAATTGAAGATGGCTGAATTATTGAGTGACCTTGAACGTAAAGTGCTGGCACTGTATTTGGATGGGCGTTCGTACCAAGAAATTTCAGCTCAACTAAACCGTCACGTCAAGTCAATTGATAATGCGTTGCAGCGTGTAAAGAGAAAGCTAGAGCGCTACTTAGAGCTAAGAGAAATTACTTTCTAAGCTCTAAGTTGCGTTGACATGCTGTTTTTAGCTATGATACATTGTTCTAAGTGAGGATTTATATTTACAGGATGGTGCGTCCATGCGTAAAAAAGTAACGTTAGCTTGTGGTGTTTGCCACAATCGTAACTACTCAACTATGAAGAATTCAACACAAACCGCAGAACGTCTTATGATGAAGAAGTTTTGCAAACACTGTAATGCTCATACCGACCACCGTGAAACGAAATAAATGCACGTATTAGGGTGAAGGGGTTCATCCACTTGCTTTTGGAGGTAACGTCGATGCAACGGATTACACAATTTTTACGAGACGTTGGCCGAGAGATGAAGAAGGTTAGTTGGCCGAAGAAGAAAGAATTGACACGCTATACCATTACGGTTGTTACAACAGTGGCATTTGTAGCGGTCTACTTTGCGGTTGTTGACCTTGGAATTTCAGAGTTAATTCGATTGATTCTTGAATAATCATCTCAGTTTTTGGCATAATAGAAAAATATATTTCAGGAATAGTTTGGTAAAAAGCCTGTGAGATGGCTTTTTTTACTGTGGGTTTCTTTACTTATGAAATGACGGACGAACTAGACACATAGCAGAACATTGAAAGCGCGAGAATGATGGTTTCTGTTTAGCAATAAATATTCCTGATGATACACCGTTGAGGAGGGAAGGGACGCGATTGTCCTATGTTATGGAAAAGAATTGGTATGTAGTTCATACGTATTCCGGTTACGAAAACAAAGTAAAGGCCAATCTTGAAAAACGTGTCGAATCAATGGGGATGCAGGATAAGATTTTCCGCATTGTTGTGCCGGAAGAAGAAGAAACAGAAGTGAAAAACGGTAAACGCAAGGTTGTTAAACGTAAAGTGTTTCCGGGCTATGTGCTAGCTGAATTAGTCATGACGGACGATTCTTGGTATGTAGTTCGTAATACACCAGGGGTAACAGGATTCGTTGGCTCAACTGGATCTGGGTCAAAACCGATTCCGCTTCAACCAGATGAGGTTGATGTTATTCTTAAGCGCATGGGTATGGAACACAAGTCGACAGAAGTTGATTTCGAGTTGAAAGAGACTGTTAAAGTAACAGAAGGTCCTTTCGCTGATTTCACAGGTTCGATTGAAGAAATAGATGTGGACAAGCAAAAAGTAAAAGTTCACGTCAGCATGTTTGGGCGCGAAACGCCTGTAGAGCTTGACTTCACGCAAATCGAAAAGATTTAATAGAAGTTCTTGCATTCATCATTAAATGATGATAAAATTTTGATGTTTCGTAAAAAGTCTCAAATTAAGAGGCTGATCATAGATAAGAGTGGGAGGGCAAAGCCCTATTACCACATCACGGACTTAAGGAGGTGTGTCTCGTGGCTAAAAAAGTAATCAAGGTTGTAAAACTACAAATTCCTGCTGGTAAAGCCAATCCAGCTCCACCGGTAGGTCCTGCACTTGGTCAAGCTGGTGTTAACATCATGGGATTCTGTAAGGAGTTCAATGCTCGCACAGCTGATGAAGCAGGTATGATTATCCCGGTTGAAATTACGGTATTTGAAGACCGTTCATTTACATTCATCACTAAAACCCCGCCTGCTGCAGTGCTTCTTAAGAAAGAAGCTGGCATCGAGTCAGGTTCTGGTGAGCCTAACCGCAACAAAGTAGCGACTGTTAAACGCGACCAAGTTCGCAAAATCGCTGAAACTAAGATGCCTGACCTTAACGCTGCTGACGTTGAAGCAGCTATGCGTATGGTTGAAGGTACTGCCCGCAGCATGGGTATCATCGTGGAAGACTAATATATTTAAGATATTAGATGAAGCGAATAAGAGGTTGCGAATGAGCTGAATCGCTATTTCGCAACCTTTATATATGAACAGAACATTTTCCCTATAAGTGAGACACCCTAAGAGGTGTTTGCATGTCGCTTTCATTGCGACTTGTACGTGGGAGGTCAATCCGTTAAAACCACAATTGAGGAGGAAATAATAATGGCTAAAAAAGGTAAACGCTTTGCTGAGTTAACAAAATTAGTTGACCGTTCAAAAGCTTATCCAGTAGAAGAAGCAGTAGAGCTTGTTAAGAAGACAGCGACTGCTAAGTTTGATGAATCAGTTGAAACAGCTTTCCGTTTGGGAGTAGACCCTAAGAAAGCAGATCAACAAATCCGCGGTGCGATGGTATTGCCACATGGTACAGGTAAAACACAACGTGTTCTTGTATTCGCTAAAGGTGAAAAAGCAAAAGAAGCAGAAGCTGCTGGCGCTGACTATGTTGGCGATGCAGAGTACATCAACAAAATCAACCAAGGTTGGTTCGACTTTGATGTAGTTGTAGCAACTCCTGACATGATGGCTGAAGTTGGTAAGCTTGGTCGCGTATTAGGTCCAAAAGGTCTAATGCCTAACCCTAAGACTGGAACAGTTACGTTCGAAGTCGAAAAAGCAATCAACGACATCAAAGCTGGTAAAGTTGAATACCGTGTAGACAAAGCTGGTAACATCCATGTTCCAATCGGTAAAGTTTCTTTCGATAACGAAAAGCTTGCTGAGAACTTCAAAGCGATTGTTGAGACAATCCAAAAAGCAAAACCAGCTGCTTCAAAAGGTACTTACATGCGTAACGTATCAATCGCATCTACAATGGGCCCTGGTATCAAAGTTGATGTTTCTTCTGTAGTTTCTGCAAACTAACGTTGACTTTACTATAAATTATAAGTATAATAAGAGTCGTTGTGTGAAAACGAATAGCTTTATACCGTAGACAGCAGGTGCAACTTTGCTTAATTTCCTGCCGAGGTGTATATCATAGAACGTTAGCTTGTTAAGCTGATGTGTCCTTGATGCCTCCATGTCTACGAAAACATGGAGGCTTTTTATATACACACTGAAACGGTATCGTAATTTTTAAAACCAGGAGGTGTAAGGATGAGCAGCATTATCGAACAAAAGAAAACTCTAGTTGGCGAAATCGCTGAAAAACTTCGTGATAGCAAAACAACTATCTTTGTAGACTACCGTGGCCTAGACGTTGCAGAAGTTACTGAACTTCGTAAGCAACTTCGTGAAGCTGGCGTTGAGTTCAAAGTATACAAGAACACAATGCTTCGCCGCGCTGCAGATGAAGTTGAACTATCAGACTTGAATGGGCACCTTGTCGGTCCTACAGCTGTTGCATTTGGCACAGAGGATGTTGTAGCACCTGCAAAAGTGTTAAACAACTTCGCAAAAGACCATGAGGCACTTGAATTCAAGGTTGGTGTTATGGAAGGTAAAATCATGTCTGTAGAAGAGGTTAAAGCTCTTGCAGAACTTCCATCACGCGAAGGTCTACTTTCTATGTTGCTTAGCGTGCTTCAAGCACCTATGCGTAACTTTGCCCTTGCTACAAAAGCAGTGGCAGACCAAAAAGAAGAACAAGGCGCATAAGCGTATACTTCTTCAAACAATCGAAAACATTGCTTTCGGATAAATACTAAACACCATTTTATTAAGGAGGATTTTAAAATGTCAAAAGAGCAAATCATTGAAGCGATTAAAGAAATGTCAGTTTTAGATCTTAACGATCTTGTAAAAGCAATCGAGGAAGAATTCGGCGTAACTGCTGCTGCTCCAGTAGCGGTTGCAGGTGGCGCTGCAGGCGGAGAAGCTGCTGCAGAGCAAACTGAATTCGACGTTGTTCTTGAAAATGCAGGAAGCTCAAAAATCAAAGTTATCAAAGTTGTTCGTGAAATCACAGGCCTTGGTCTTAAAGAAGCGAAAGAACTTGTTGATAACGCTCCAAAAGCAATCAAAGAAGGCGTTGCTAAAGAAGAAGCTGAAGAGCTTAAAGGCAAGCTAGAAGAAGTTGGAGCTTCTGTAGAAGTTAAGTAATTGTTGTTGGTATAGAAAAAAGCTCGCTGAATCAGCGGGCTTTTTCTTTACTTGTTGTTTTTATGAAAGAATCAATTTCAGCTACACCACTACTCATAGTTACCAGAAGGTGAATTGAATGACGGAACACTATTTTTCTAATCGTCCCTCATCTGCTCGTGAGCCATTCTCTTTTTCCTATCAACTAAGAGGTTTCACGTTTACCTTCCATTCTGATCGAGGAGTTTTTTCTAAGCAAGAAGTGGATTTCGGATCGCGTTTATTAATTGAGTTGTTCGAGGAGCCGAGCATTTCAGGTGAATTGTTGGATATCGGTTGCGGGTATGGACCTGTAGGTTTAGCATTAGCCAAATCGTTTCCAGCGAGAAATATTGTTATGAGTGATATTAATGAACGTGCGATTGAGTTAGCGAAGCAAAATGCTGAAGAGAATCAAGTAAGTAATGTGGAAGTGTTTCCGAGCGATGTCTTTTCAGAAATGCAAGGCAGAAAATTCGCAGCCATTCTAACGAATCCTCCTATTCGTGCTGGGAAACAAGTTGTTCATCAAATATTTGAAGAGGCATTTGGATATTTAGAAGAACAAGGTGAACTCTGGGTTGTTATTCAGAAGAAACAAGGAGCACCATCGGCCCTTGAAAAGTTAGAGAAGATTTATTCAGAAGTGGAAGTCCTCAAAAAGAAAAAAGGCTACTATATTATTCGTGCAATAAAATCTTGATCTGAATTTTTATATATGGTAATATTATAAAATGCCAATGAAGCAATGCTTCTTAAGTTATATTTTTAATGTATAAAATATAACGGAATTGGGTATCATGGTAAAATCACCAAAAATATCTATTTATGAGGCGTTATTTGCCTTTAGCAACAAGTTTTTTTAATTTAGAAACATCATATTTTTGCCCGTTAACTACATTGAATAATAGCCCGAAAATGAGTGTCTAAAACAAAACTCATTGCGACGTTATTTTTGCTACAACCCTATTATACCTTTTTATAAGAAATTAATGAAGGATGTCTTCAAAACTTACCAATTATTTTGAGACAATGATAGGTGGTTGTACAAGAGTGTCAAAGGGAAAGAGTGTAATAGCAAACTCTATAATTTGTTCATCATGTCAACGGGCTGTAATCTTGGGAAAGTGCCCTTTCTGGTAAATTGGGTTTTTCCCTTTAATAATGCTTTACTTGAGGGGTGAATCAGTTGACAGGTCAACTAGTTCAGTACGGACGCCACCGCCAACGTAGAAGTTATGCACGAATCAGTGAAGTATTGGAACTTCCAAATCTA is from Bacillus tianshenii and encodes:
- the rplJ gene encoding 50S ribosomal protein L10, whose protein sequence is MSSIIEQKKTLVGEIAEKLRDSKTTIFVDYRGLDVAEVTELRKQLREAGVEFKVYKNTMLRRAADEVELSDLNGHLVGPTAVAFGTEDVVAPAKVLNNFAKDHEALEFKVGVMEGKIMSVEEVKALAELPSREGLLSMLLSVLQAPMRNFALATKAVADQKEEQGA
- the rplK gene encoding 50S ribosomal protein L11 → MAKKVIKVVKLQIPAGKANPAPPVGPALGQAGVNIMGFCKEFNARTADEAGMIIPVEITVFEDRSFTFITKTPPAAVLLKKEAGIESGSGEPNRNKVATVKRDQVRKIAETKMPDLNAADVEAAMRMVEGTARSMGIIVED
- the rplL gene encoding 50S ribosomal protein L7/L12 — its product is MSKEQIIEAIKEMSVLDLNDLVKAIEEEFGVTAAAPVAVAGGAAGGEAAAEQTEFDVVLENAGSSKIKVIKVVREITGLGLKEAKELVDNAPKAIKEGVAKEEAEELKGKLEEVGASVEVK
- the secE gene encoding preprotein translocase subunit SecE; the protein is MQRITQFLRDVGREMKKVSWPKKKELTRYTITVVTTVAFVAVYFAVVDLGISELIRLILE
- the rplA gene encoding 50S ribosomal protein L1, whose amino-acid sequence is MAKKGKRFAELTKLVDRSKAYPVEEAVELVKKTATAKFDESVETAFRLGVDPKKADQQIRGAMVLPHGTGKTQRVLVFAKGEKAKEAEAAGADYVGDAEYINKINQGWFDFDVVVATPDMMAEVGKLGRVLGPKGLMPNPKTGTVTFEVEKAINDIKAGKVEYRVDKAGNIHVPIGKVSFDNEKLAENFKAIVETIQKAKPAASKGTYMRNVSIASTMGPGIKVDVSSVVSAN
- a CDS encoding class I SAM-dependent methyltransferase, whose translation is MTEHYFSNRPSSAREPFSFSYQLRGFTFTFHSDRGVFSKQEVDFGSRLLIELFEEPSISGELLDIGCGYGPVGLALAKSFPARNIVMSDINERAIELAKQNAEENQVSNVEVFPSDVFSEMQGRKFAAILTNPPIRAGKQVVHQIFEEAFGYLEEQGELWVVIQKKQGAPSALEKLEKIYSEVEVLKKKKGYYIIRAIKS
- the nusG gene encoding transcription termination/antitermination protein NusG, with amino-acid sequence MEKNWYVVHTYSGYENKVKANLEKRVESMGMQDKIFRIVVPEEEETEVKNGKRKVVKRKVFPGYVLAELVMTDDSWYVVRNTPGVTGFVGSTGSGSKPIPLQPDEVDVILKRMGMEHKSTEVDFELKETVKVTEGPFADFTGSIEEIDVDKQKVKVHVSMFGRETPVELDFTQIEKI
- the rpmG gene encoding 50S ribosomal protein L33 is translated as MRKKVTLACGVCHNRNYSTMKNSTQTAERLMMKKFCKHCNAHTDHRETK